Proteins co-encoded in one Arachis hypogaea cultivar Tifrunner chromosome 13, arahy.Tifrunner.gnm2.J5K5, whole genome shotgun sequence genomic window:
- the LOC112732560 gene encoding alkane hydroxylase MAH1-like translates to MMYFLDYFALFAAIISFFSIHIWRINRNLPIPNLPLFGMLPAVLCNSSNIHEYATTALRYYGGTFKFRGPLFTNINFYFTSDPMNVHHITSKNFANYGKGSEFHEIFEILGDGIFNADSDKWKYQRYMLQSLFKQNIFENFVKKVIHKKLECYLLPLLNDISESRTIVDLQDIFQRFTFDSICSMVLAFDPNCLPNKLTRFPEVAVEKAFNKMEDTILYRHLVPRWFWKLQRWLQIGHEKDSIAILRIVEQFFHDRISSSREEKSGFNYTKDDESNFDMLKALVEESGMEQVDHKYLRDIAVNLLAAGRDTISASLCWFFWLVSTHPNVETKILAEIRSNFKTNEENWLISGVEDLDKLIYLHGAICEALRLFPPVPFEHKCAIKSDILPSGDCVDANTMVYYSIYSMGRMEHIWGKDCLEFKPERWISEKGINIQVPSYKFMAFNGGPRSCLGKNISFIQLKIIAIALLWNFHFQVVEGNSVCPSVSIVLHMKHGLQVKVTKRGS, encoded by the coding sequence GCTACCAGCCGTGTTATGTAATAGTTCCAATATTCATGAATATGCGACCACAGCTTTAAGATACTATGGAGGTACTTTTAAGTTTAGAGGACCCTTGTTCACAAACATCAACTTTTACTTCACTAGTGATCCTATGAACGTGCACCACATTACAAGTAAGAACTTTGCCAACTACGGCAAAGGTTCTGAGTTTCATGAGATCTTTGAAATTCTTGGAGATGGAATCTTTAATGCTGATTCAGACAAGTGGAAGTACCAGAGGTACATGTTACAATCATTGTTTAAGCAAAACATCTTTGAGAACTTTGTTAAAAAGGTCATTCATAAGAAATTAGAATGTTACCTACTTCCACTTCTGAATGACATTTCAGAATCAAGAACTATTGTGGACTTGCAAGACATCTTTCAAAGGTTCACTTTTGACAGTATTTGCTCCATGGTGTTGGCATTTGATCCCAATTGCCTTCCTAACAAGCTCACTCGATTCCCTGAGGTTGCTGTTGAGAAAGCTTTCAACAAAATGGAGGATACAATTCTCTATAGACATCTGGTCCCAAGATGGTTCTGGAAGTTGCAGAGATGGCTCCAAATTGGACATGAGAAGGACTCCATTGCTATCCTTCGAATTGTCGAGCAATTCTTCCATGATCGTATATCATCCAGTCGGGAAGAGAAAAGTGGATTCAACTACACCAAAGATGATGAATCAAACTTTGACATGCTTAAAGCTCTTGTAGAGGAAAGTGGAATGGAACAGGTAGATCACAAGTATCTAAGAGACATTGCAGTTAATCTCTTAGCTGCTGGAAGGGACACAATTAGTGCAAGTCTATGTTGGTTTTTCTGGCTTGTTTCAACTCACCCTAATGTTGAAACCAAAATCCTTGCAGAAATCAGATCAAACTTCAAAACTAATGAAGAAAATTGGCTCATTTCAGGGGTGGAAGACCTTGACAAGCTAATTTACTTACATGGAGCTATATGTGAAGCTCTGAGGCTTTTCCCTCCGGTGCCATTTGAGCACAAATGTGCCATCAAATCTGATATACTTCCAAGTGGAGATTGTGTTGATGCAAATACTATGGTGTATTACTCCATATACTCAATGGGAAGGATGGAACACATTTGGGGAAAAGATTGCTTGGAATTTAAGCCAGAAAGGTGGATTTCGGAAAAAGGAATCAATATACAAGTACCATCATACAAGTTCATGGCTTTTAATGGAGGCCCAAGAAGTTGTTTGGGCAAAAATATAAGCTTTATCCAGTTGAAGATCATTGCCATTGCTTTGCTGTGGAACTTTCACTTCCAAGTGGTAGAAGGAAATTCCGTGTGTCCAAGTGTTTCCATTGTGCTACACATGAAGCATGGGTTGCAAGTCAAGGTTACTAAAAGAGGCAGTTGA